A single Nicotiana tabacum cultivar K326 chromosome 5, ASM71507v2, whole genome shotgun sequence DNA region contains:
- the LOC107805932 gene encoding uncharacterized protein LOC107805932, translating into MATQIKKPLPACAKIIEEITKIYKSLPTRPSIVEVEAANSVLKSVETEEEIKLEEISKKVEPQDVPIELYSVLQQVRKSIVLFQSQEQKKESIQLIELEKTYQNFDELIQKASELVSVEDSIGEIEEKVVFSDEKSDSLKGFVAISENTGVSSSGIKHAEKYSYLKVAALIENAAKTGAKVIDLHNKLMDKIEWLPMSLGKLVKVTELNFSDNQIMALPTTISNLKSLTKLDLHSNQIINLPDSFCELLNLTDLDLHANRLKSLPSSFGNLINLINLDLGSNRFTHLPDLVGNLTSLKRLNVETNELEELPYTIGFCSSLVELRLDFNKLKALPETVGMLEHLEILTLHINRIKGLPTTMGNLSRLRELDVSFNEVAIVPETFCFATKLEKLNLANNFADLRTLPRSIGNLENLEEIDISNSQIRMLPDSFRLLSKLKTFRADETPLEVPPRQIIKLGAQAVVEYMADFVAKNEFQSQRPKKRRGLFVGVALCFGSERKRRI; encoded by the exons ATGGCTACACAAATCAAGAAACCATTACCTGCTTGTGCAAAAATAATAGAAGAAATTACAAAAATTTACAAATCACTACCAACAAGACCATCAATAGTAGAAGTTGAAGCAGCAAATTCTGTACTAAAATCAGTAGAaactgaagaagaaattaaacttGAAGAAATATCCAAGAAAGTAGAACCACAAGATGTTCCAATAGAATTATACTCTGTATTACAACAAGTGAGAAAATCCATAGTTTTGTTTCAAAGTCAAGAACAAAAGAAAGAGTCAATTCAGTTAATTGAACTTGAAAAAACTTATCAGAATTTTGACGAACTTATTCAGAAGGCTTCTGAGTTGGTTTCTGTTGAGGACTCAATtggtgaaattgaagaaaaagttGTGTTCAGTGATGAAAAGAGTGATAGTTTGAAGGGTTTTGTTGCAATTTCTGAAAATACTGGTGTTTCCTCTTCAG GGATCAAGCACGCAGAGAAGTACAGTTATTTGAAAGTGGCCGCACTAATTGAAAACGCTGCGAAAACTGGAGCAAAGGTTATTGATCTTCACAACAAGTTAATGGACAAGATTGAATGGCTTCCTATGTCATTAGGAAAGTTAGTGAAAGTCACTGAACTAAACTTTTCTGATAACCAAATTATGGCTCTTCCCACTACAATTAGTAACCTTAAATCCTTAACGAAACTTGATCTTCACTCCAACCAAATTATAAACCTTCCTGATTCATTTTGTGAGCTGCTCAATTTAACTGATCTCGACCTCCACGCCAATAGGTTGAAATCGCTCCCATCTTCTTTCGGGAACTTAATCAATCTGATCAATCTTGATTTGGGTTCAAACCGGTTCACTCATTTACCGGATCTTGTTGGGAACTTAACCTCATTGAAGAGACTAAACGTGGAAACGAATGAGCTCGAAGAACTTCCTTACACGATTGGATTCTGCTCTTCACTTGTAGAGTTGAGATTGGATTTTAATAAGCTTAAAGCTCTTCCCGAGACTGTAGGAATGCTCGAACACTTGGAGATTCTTACGCTGCATATCAACAGAATTAAAGGGTTACCAACGACAATGGGCAATCTCTCTCGCCTGAGGGAACTTGATGTTAGCTTCAATGAAGTTGCAATCGTACCTGAAACGTTTTGTTTTGCTACCAAATTGGAAAAGCTTAATCTTGCTAACAATTTCGCGGACTTGAGAACATTGCCAAGATCAATCGGGAACCTTGAGAATCTTGAAGAGATCGATATCAGTAACAGTCAAATACGAATGCTCCCTGATTCCTTCAGATTATTGTCAAAGTTGAAAACTTTTCGAGCTGACGAGACTCCACTAGAAGTACCACCAAGGCAAATAATAAAGCTAGGAGCTCAG GCTGTTGTAGAGTACATGGCTGATTTTGTTGCCAAGAATGAATTTCAATCTCAGCGGCCAAAGAAAAGGAGAGGTTTATTCGTTGGAGTTGCCCTTTGTTTTGGCAGTGAGAGGAAGAGGCGGATTTAG